A single Epinephelus lanceolatus isolate andai-2023 chromosome 22, ASM4190304v1, whole genome shotgun sequence DNA region contains:
- the arhgef11 gene encoding rho guanine nucleotide exchange factor 11 isoform X8: MSLRQPTSTLDRAANKKNAHPFRLSSLTIGDSERKSSATQQREPTVDFPAESTGTGLVQRCVVVQKDQLGFGFTVCGERVKLVQNVRPGGAAVKAGVQEGDRIIKVNGSLVSSMSHQEVVKLIKSGTYVALTLQGPPPSAASLPLEPLPTDLTPNQRTSLGGEAPPPPPPPLPSGLSSTPSQRITGPKPLQDPEVQKHATQILRKMLEQEEAELQELMEEQLRNPSSSLGERIESAKRRAHQVRVKIQQDLEGTRSECATSYVIAGEGRLSMDSSEGDNEAFESPHSSPSSSFRTPHHRRQNSDTHTLSDSGGKAQIIGPEEEDEEDDGYAFNEMDGPFQDIELLKTRPAHMAVFMRYVFTQLLDPNPLLFYLSVEAYLGSSPKDARALAPQICSHYLDPDAPLKIKVREEYLTDIESRLHAQEDIRGPLSELQQQVLPDIQYQIQDYRNKQMMGLGSLFGEGDLQQLDGDPVKERQVVDRQVTALWEILSKHEEDRSSPLASAVHLYLRHSGIKLRDSKVFPGLSTEKEKWLAFLKTKKLSGTKKEKDGEDKKRNPILKYIGKPRTTSQSTFHVPLSPTEVRPGSVRNIIQQFENHTETGEEGGDAADPQRLSTSSLGEDSMDSPTISVRLARSESLKAQGEGRRRGVVSGTDSVPRSRSDVDMEDCGEEREGPGLRPLQHSTSSSASSSSARSLENPTPPYTPRSRRRSVDSPLALLPDAAALEEEVCDGQNWQDTVSPQLLATLSPREVDRQAVIYELFTTEVSHLRTLRVLDQVFFQKMRSVLNSDELACIFPNLPQVYELHASLCEAMKKRRETPIVQDIGDVMLARFEGAAGDEFQEHASQLCSQQSQAVELIKNKKRKDPRFAHIIQECEASPHCRRLQLKDLLVSEMQRLTKYPLLLDNIIKHTEAGSSDLPSLQRAQACCRGILQVVNEVVGETEQRQRLSQYQRRLDAAPVFKSLDLTTKRMIHEGPLTWKVSKDKQIEIQALLLSDCLVLLQRGPDDRLQLKYPSRWLGGGSGDSKTSFSPLVKLDSLLVRSVATDNRALYIISTTERQIYELVAGTSSEKNTWKDSLEKTISSAGGSSPLINHGSMPLSSSPSLRSASPVSTGSNVYADNSMTEQSDSMEPHSSNDDIELSANTPTDQSGAFLCGERKPVGVAEAALRDVETLRQLILQDLEEDGWSHDSDDTPTNETANVRSSFTERQRPESLETVLNFSTNEWEAEPEEVPPPEAEQPSIQVVRKGNTFYLVMPTEQGETTTDDLNDPPTPTASHFPQPLEEVISPQTQPEEETPACGPESSQSEAMQPEQEEEMGQSQAGHQSHVIKNVDEIFLTIEGLTSKLRQLKEIEKSHHKLLKTLREPFVNQESEDQRCHSATVSRTPSLDRGSGDGKEGSPAEPKIQSTGF, from the exons GGCAGCCAATAAGAAAAACGCCCACCCGTTCAG GCTCAGCAGTCTGACCATCGGGGACTCGGAGCGCAAATCCTCTGCTACCCAGCAGAGGGAGCCAACAGTCGACTTCCCTGCTGAGAGTACGG GCACTGGTCTTGTCCAGAGATGTGTGGTCGTGCAGAAGGACCAGCTCGGCTTCGGCTTCACAGTATGTGGAGAGAGAGTCAAGCTAGTGCAGAATGTCCGACCAG GTGGTGCAGCAGTCAAGGCCGGGGTCCAAGAAGGGGACCGAATCATAAAG GTGAACGGCTCGCTGGTATCCTCCATGTCCCATCAGGAGGTGGTAAAGCTTATCAAAT CTGGAACATATGTAGCTCTGACACTACAAGGGCCACCTCCTTCTGCCGCCTCCCTGCCCCTAGAGCCCCTCCCCACTGACCTCACACCCAATCAAAGAACGTCGCTGGGTGGGGAGgccccaccccctccacctccacccctgccCTCTGGACTGAGCAGCACCCCATCCCAAAGAATCACTGGACCCAAACCACTGCAG gACCCAGAAGTACAGAAACATGCCACTCAGATACTCAGGAAAATGCTGGAGCAGGAAGAGGCGGAACTGCag gagctgatggaggagcaGTTGAGGAACCCGTCGTCGTCACTGGGGGAACGGATAGAAAGTGCCAAGAGGAGAGCTCACCAAGTCAGGGTCAAGATTCAGCAAGATCTG GAGGGAACACGATCAGAATGTGCCACGAGCTACGTCATAGCAGGAGAAG GTCGACTATCAATGGATTCAAGCGAAGGAGACAATGAG gCCTTTGAGAGTCCCCACTCCTCCCCCTCATCCTCCTTCAGGACACCACACCACCGACGGCAGAACTCCGACACACACACCCTGTCTGATTCG GGCGGAAAGGCCCAGATCATCGGCCCcgaggaagaagatgaagaagatgatgGCTATGCATTTAATGAG ATGGACGGTCCATTTCAGGACATTGAGTTGTTGAAGACCCGACCGGCACACATGGCGGTTTTCATGAGATATGTCTTCACCCAGCTTCTGGACCCCAACCCTCTG CTGTTTTACCTGTCAGTGGAGGCCTACCTGGGCTCCAGCCCTAAAGATGCCCGTGCACTTGCACCTCAGATCTGCTCCCATTACCTGGACCCAGATGCT CCCCTGAAAATCAAAGTACGAGAGGAGTATCTCACAGATATAG AAAGTCGACTTCACGCCCAGGAGGACATCAGAGGACCTCTgtctgagctgcagcagcaagTGTTGCCAGACATCCAATACCAGATACAGGACTACAG GAACAAGCAGATGATGGGCCTGGGCTCTCTGTTTGGAGAAGGAGACCTACAGCAGCTGGATGGAGACCCGGTGAAAGAGAGACAGGTGGTGGACAGACAGGTCACCGCCCTCTGGGAAATACT ATCGAAGCACGAAGAGGACAGAAG TTCTCCTCTGGCGTCAGCCGTGCATCTATACCTGCGTCATTCTGGAATCAAGCTAAGGGACTCCAAGGTCTTCCCTGGTCTGAGCACAGAGAAGGAGAAGTGGCTGGCTTTCCTAAAGACGAAAAAG CTGAGTGGTACCaagaaagagaaagatggagaggatAAAAAGAGAAATCCCATCCTGAAGTACATCGGCAAACCCCGGACCACATCCCAGTCca CATTCCATGTCCCGTTGTCCCCCACCGAAG TCCGCCCTGGCAGTGTGAGGAACATCATTCAGCAGTTTGAGAATCACAcagagacaggagaggagggaggggacgCTGCCGACCCCCAGAGGCTCTCCACCAGCAGCCTGGGAGAAGACAGCATGGACAG CCCCACGATCTCCGTGCGTCTGGCACGCAGCGAGTCGTTGAAGGCTCAGGGAGAAGGCCGCCGGCGGGGCGTCGTCTCAGGGACGGATTCTGTCCCTCGCTCTCGTAGCGATGTGGACATGGAGGACTgtggggaggagagggaagggCCAGGCCTCAGGCCGCTGCAGCACAGCACGTCATCATCTGCATCCAGCAGCTCTGCACG gtCTCTAGAGAACCCTACACCCCCATACACCCCTCGGTCTAGACGCAG GAGTGTGGACTCACCGCTGGCCCTGCTGCCCGATGCTGCGgcgctggaggaggaggtgtgcgATGGTCAGAACTGGCAGGACACCGTTTCCCCGCAGCTCCTTGCCACACTCAGTCCGAGGGAGGTGGACAGACAGGCTGTCATATATG AGCTATTCACCACTGAGGTGTCCCACCTGCGGACCTTGAGGGTCCTGGACCAGGTATTTTTCCAGAAGATGAGGTCTGTGCTGAACTCCGATGAGCTGGCCTGCATCTTCCCCAACCTGCCCCAAGTCTATGAACTCCAcg CAAGTCTGTGCGAAGCGATGAAGAAGCGAAGAGAAACTCCCATCGTTCAGGACATCGGGGACGTTATGCTGGCCAGG ttcGAAGGTGCAGCCGGAGACGAGTTTCAGGAACACGCGTCGCAGCTGTGCAGCCAGCAGTCTCAGGCCGTGGAGCTGATTAAGAACAAAAAGCGTAAAGACCCTCGCTTCGCTCACATTATCCag GAGTGCGAAGCGAGTCCTCACTGTCGGAGGCTGCAGCTCAAAGACCTGCTGGTGTCAGAGATGCAGAGACTTACTAAGTACCCCCTGCTGCTGGACAacatcattaaacacacagagg CTGGTTCGTCAGACCTCCCCTCACTTCAGCGCGCCCAGGCTTGTTGCCGAGGGATACTGCAGGTCGTTAACGAGGTTGTCGGTGAAACGGAACAACGGCAACGCCTCAGCCAATACCAACGCAGGCTGGACGCTGCCCCTGTATTCAAG AGTCTGGACCTCACCACCAAGAGAATGATTCATGAAGGTCCTCTGACGTGGAAAGTCAGCAAAGACAAGCAGATCG AGATTCAAgcgctgctgctgtcagactgcCTGGTCCTTCTACAGAGGGGCCCAGACGACCGGCTACAGCTAAAGTATCCATCCCGCTGGCTGGGTGGAGGCAGCGGAGACAGCAAGACCTCCTTCAGCCCTCTTGTCAAGCTGGACTCTCTGCTGGTCCGCTCGGTGGCTACAG ACAACAGAGCCCTCTACATCATCAGcaccacagagaggcagatcTATGAGCTGGTGGCTGGGACGTCATCAGAGAAAAACAC ctggAAAGATTCACTTGAAAAGACCATCTCATCAGCTGGCGGTTCGTCACCCCTGATCAATCACGGATCCATGCCTTTATC TAGTTCCCCCAGTCTGCGCAGTGCATCCCCAGTGTCAACTGGCAGCAATGTCTATGCAG ACAACTCCATGACGGAGCAGTCAGATTCCATGGAGCCTCATTCCTCCAACGACGACATAGAGCTCTCAGCAAACACACCTACGGACCAATCAGGAGCTTTCCTCTGTGGGGAGAGAAAACCAGTTGGTGTGGCAGAGGCCGCTTTACGAGACG TTGAAACACTAAGGCAGCTCATATTACAAGATTTGGAAGAGGACGGTTGGAGCCATGACTCAGACGACACGCCCACCAACGAGACGGCAAACGTAAGGAGCTCGTTCACTGAGAGACAGCGGCCAGAGTCTCTGGAGACCGTCCTCAACTTCAGCACCAACGAATGGGAGGCAGAGCCTGAAGAGGTCCCGCCCCCAGAAGCAGAGCAACCCAGCATTCAGGTCGTACGGAAAG GGAACACTTTCTACTTGGTAATGCCTACAGAGCAGGGAGAGACCACCACTGATGACCTCAATGACCCTCCTACCCCCACCGCCAGCCACTTCCCGCAGCCTCTGGAGGAAGTGATATCACCACAGACGCAGCCAGAGGAGGAAACGCCCGCCTGTGGTCCAGAGTCCAGTCAATCAGAGGCTATGCAACCggaacaggaagaggaaatgGGCCAATCACAGGCTGGGCACCAGAGCCACGTGATCAAAAATGTAGATGAGATTTTCCTCACGATTGAAGGGTTAACGAGCAAGTTGCGGCAGCTGAAG GAAATAGAAAAGTCCCATCACAAGCTTTTGAAAACCCTCAGAGAGCCTTTTGTCAATCAGGAGTCAGAGGACCAACGGTGTCACTCGGCAACCGTCTCTAGAACACCGTCTTTGGATCGTGGCTCAGGAGACG GCAAAGAGGGAAGTCCAGCAGAACCCAAGATTCAGTCGACTGGATTCTGA
- the arhgef11 gene encoding rho guanine nucleotide exchange factor 11 isoform X1: MSLRQPTSTLDRAANKKNAHPFRLSSLTIGDSERKSSATQQREPTVDFPAESTGTGLVQRCVVVQKDQLGFGFTVCGERVKLVQNVRPGGAAVKAGVQEGDRIIKVNGSLVSSMSHQEVVKLIKSGTYVALTLQGPPPSAASLPLEPLPTDLTPNQRTSLGGEAPPPPPPPLPSGLSSTPSQRITGPKPLQDPEVQKHATQILRKMLEQEEAELQELMEEQLRNPSSSLGERIESAKRRAHQVRVKIQQDLEGTRSECATSYVIAGEGRLSMDSSEGDNEAFESPHSSPSSSFRTPHHRRQNSDTHTLSDSGGKAQIIGPEEEDEEDDGYAFNEMDGPFQDIELLKTRPAHMAVFMRYVFTQLLDPNPLLFYLSVEAYLGSSPKDARALAPQICSHYLDPDAPLKIKVREEYLTDIESRLHAQEDIRGPLSELQQQVLPDIQYQIQDYRNKQMMGLGSLFGEGDLQQLDGDPVKERQVVDRQVTALWEILSKHEEDRSSPLASAVHLYLRHSGIKLRDSKVFPGLSTEKEKWLAFLKTKKLSGTKKEKDGEDKKRNPILKYIGKPRTTSQSTFHVPLSPTEVRPGSVRNIIQQFENHTETGEEGGDAADPQRLSTSSLGEDSMDSPTISVRLARSESLKAQGEGRRRGVVSGTDSVPRSRSDVDMEDCGEEREGPGLRPLQHSTSSSASSSSARSLENPTPPYTPRSRRRSVDSPLALLPDAAALEEEVCDGQNWQDTVSPQLLATLSPREVDRQAVIYELFTTEVSHLRTLRVLDQVFFQKMRSVLNSDELACIFPNLPQVYELHASLCEAMKKRRETPIVQDIGDVMLARFEGAAGDEFQEHASQLCSQQSQAVELIKNKKRKDPRFAHIIQECEASPHCRRLQLKDLLVSEMQRLTKYPLLLDNIIKHTEAGSSDLPSLQRAQACCRGILQVVNEVVGETEQRQRLSQYQRRLDAAPVFKSLDLTTKRMIHEGPLTWKVSKDKQIEIQALLLSDCLVLLQRGPDDRLQLKYPSRWLGGGSGDSKTSFSPLVKLDSLLVRSVATDNRALYIISTTERQIYELVAGTSSEKNTWKDSLEKTISSAGGSSPLINHGSMPLSSSPSLRSASPVSTGSNVYADNSMTEQSDSMEPHSSNDDIELSANTPTDQSGAFLCGERKPVGVAEAALRDVETLRQLILQDLEEDGWSHDSDDTPTNETANVRSSFTERQRPESLETVLNFSTNEWEAEPEEVPPPEAEQPSIQVVRKAVVAGPSSSSSVPDDITADVTLPSDQSSKPRGEATTQGNTFYLVMPTEQGETTTDDLNDPPTPTASHFPQPLEEVISPQTQPEEETPACGPESSQSEAMQPEQEEEMGQSQAGHQSHVIKNVDEIFLTIEGLTSKLRQLKEIEKSHHKLLKTLREPFVNQESEDQRCHSATVSRTPSLDRGSGDGKEGSPAEPKIQSTGF; the protein is encoded by the exons GGCAGCCAATAAGAAAAACGCCCACCCGTTCAG GCTCAGCAGTCTGACCATCGGGGACTCGGAGCGCAAATCCTCTGCTACCCAGCAGAGGGAGCCAACAGTCGACTTCCCTGCTGAGAGTACGG GCACTGGTCTTGTCCAGAGATGTGTGGTCGTGCAGAAGGACCAGCTCGGCTTCGGCTTCACAGTATGTGGAGAGAGAGTCAAGCTAGTGCAGAATGTCCGACCAG GTGGTGCAGCAGTCAAGGCCGGGGTCCAAGAAGGGGACCGAATCATAAAG GTGAACGGCTCGCTGGTATCCTCCATGTCCCATCAGGAGGTGGTAAAGCTTATCAAAT CTGGAACATATGTAGCTCTGACACTACAAGGGCCACCTCCTTCTGCCGCCTCCCTGCCCCTAGAGCCCCTCCCCACTGACCTCACACCCAATCAAAGAACGTCGCTGGGTGGGGAGgccccaccccctccacctccacccctgccCTCTGGACTGAGCAGCACCCCATCCCAAAGAATCACTGGACCCAAACCACTGCAG gACCCAGAAGTACAGAAACATGCCACTCAGATACTCAGGAAAATGCTGGAGCAGGAAGAGGCGGAACTGCag gagctgatggaggagcaGTTGAGGAACCCGTCGTCGTCACTGGGGGAACGGATAGAAAGTGCCAAGAGGAGAGCTCACCAAGTCAGGGTCAAGATTCAGCAAGATCTG GAGGGAACACGATCAGAATGTGCCACGAGCTACGTCATAGCAGGAGAAG GTCGACTATCAATGGATTCAAGCGAAGGAGACAATGAG gCCTTTGAGAGTCCCCACTCCTCCCCCTCATCCTCCTTCAGGACACCACACCACCGACGGCAGAACTCCGACACACACACCCTGTCTGATTCG GGCGGAAAGGCCCAGATCATCGGCCCcgaggaagaagatgaagaagatgatgGCTATGCATTTAATGAG ATGGACGGTCCATTTCAGGACATTGAGTTGTTGAAGACCCGACCGGCACACATGGCGGTTTTCATGAGATATGTCTTCACCCAGCTTCTGGACCCCAACCCTCTG CTGTTTTACCTGTCAGTGGAGGCCTACCTGGGCTCCAGCCCTAAAGATGCCCGTGCACTTGCACCTCAGATCTGCTCCCATTACCTGGACCCAGATGCT CCCCTGAAAATCAAAGTACGAGAGGAGTATCTCACAGATATAG AAAGTCGACTTCACGCCCAGGAGGACATCAGAGGACCTCTgtctgagctgcagcagcaagTGTTGCCAGACATCCAATACCAGATACAGGACTACAG GAACAAGCAGATGATGGGCCTGGGCTCTCTGTTTGGAGAAGGAGACCTACAGCAGCTGGATGGAGACCCGGTGAAAGAGAGACAGGTGGTGGACAGACAGGTCACCGCCCTCTGGGAAATACT ATCGAAGCACGAAGAGGACAGAAG TTCTCCTCTGGCGTCAGCCGTGCATCTATACCTGCGTCATTCTGGAATCAAGCTAAGGGACTCCAAGGTCTTCCCTGGTCTGAGCACAGAGAAGGAGAAGTGGCTGGCTTTCCTAAAGACGAAAAAG CTGAGTGGTACCaagaaagagaaagatggagaggatAAAAAGAGAAATCCCATCCTGAAGTACATCGGCAAACCCCGGACCACATCCCAGTCca CATTCCATGTCCCGTTGTCCCCCACCGAAG TCCGCCCTGGCAGTGTGAGGAACATCATTCAGCAGTTTGAGAATCACAcagagacaggagaggagggaggggacgCTGCCGACCCCCAGAGGCTCTCCACCAGCAGCCTGGGAGAAGACAGCATGGACAG CCCCACGATCTCCGTGCGTCTGGCACGCAGCGAGTCGTTGAAGGCTCAGGGAGAAGGCCGCCGGCGGGGCGTCGTCTCAGGGACGGATTCTGTCCCTCGCTCTCGTAGCGATGTGGACATGGAGGACTgtggggaggagagggaagggCCAGGCCTCAGGCCGCTGCAGCACAGCACGTCATCATCTGCATCCAGCAGCTCTGCACG gtCTCTAGAGAACCCTACACCCCCATACACCCCTCGGTCTAGACGCAG GAGTGTGGACTCACCGCTGGCCCTGCTGCCCGATGCTGCGgcgctggaggaggaggtgtgcgATGGTCAGAACTGGCAGGACACCGTTTCCCCGCAGCTCCTTGCCACACTCAGTCCGAGGGAGGTGGACAGACAGGCTGTCATATATG AGCTATTCACCACTGAGGTGTCCCACCTGCGGACCTTGAGGGTCCTGGACCAGGTATTTTTCCAGAAGATGAGGTCTGTGCTGAACTCCGATGAGCTGGCCTGCATCTTCCCCAACCTGCCCCAAGTCTATGAACTCCAcg CAAGTCTGTGCGAAGCGATGAAGAAGCGAAGAGAAACTCCCATCGTTCAGGACATCGGGGACGTTATGCTGGCCAGG ttcGAAGGTGCAGCCGGAGACGAGTTTCAGGAACACGCGTCGCAGCTGTGCAGCCAGCAGTCTCAGGCCGTGGAGCTGATTAAGAACAAAAAGCGTAAAGACCCTCGCTTCGCTCACATTATCCag GAGTGCGAAGCGAGTCCTCACTGTCGGAGGCTGCAGCTCAAAGACCTGCTGGTGTCAGAGATGCAGAGACTTACTAAGTACCCCCTGCTGCTGGACAacatcattaaacacacagagg CTGGTTCGTCAGACCTCCCCTCACTTCAGCGCGCCCAGGCTTGTTGCCGAGGGATACTGCAGGTCGTTAACGAGGTTGTCGGTGAAACGGAACAACGGCAACGCCTCAGCCAATACCAACGCAGGCTGGACGCTGCCCCTGTATTCAAG AGTCTGGACCTCACCACCAAGAGAATGATTCATGAAGGTCCTCTGACGTGGAAAGTCAGCAAAGACAAGCAGATCG AGATTCAAgcgctgctgctgtcagactgcCTGGTCCTTCTACAGAGGGGCCCAGACGACCGGCTACAGCTAAAGTATCCATCCCGCTGGCTGGGTGGAGGCAGCGGAGACAGCAAGACCTCCTTCAGCCCTCTTGTCAAGCTGGACTCTCTGCTGGTCCGCTCGGTGGCTACAG ACAACAGAGCCCTCTACATCATCAGcaccacagagaggcagatcTATGAGCTGGTGGCTGGGACGTCATCAGAGAAAAACAC ctggAAAGATTCACTTGAAAAGACCATCTCATCAGCTGGCGGTTCGTCACCCCTGATCAATCACGGATCCATGCCTTTATC TAGTTCCCCCAGTCTGCGCAGTGCATCCCCAGTGTCAACTGGCAGCAATGTCTATGCAG ACAACTCCATGACGGAGCAGTCAGATTCCATGGAGCCTCATTCCTCCAACGACGACATAGAGCTCTCAGCAAACACACCTACGGACCAATCAGGAGCTTTCCTCTGTGGGGAGAGAAAACCAGTTGGTGTGGCAGAGGCCGCTTTACGAGACG TTGAAACACTAAGGCAGCTCATATTACAAGATTTGGAAGAGGACGGTTGGAGCCATGACTCAGACGACACGCCCACCAACGAGACGGCAAACGTAAGGAGCTCGTTCACTGAGAGACAGCGGCCAGAGTCTCTGGAGACCGTCCTCAACTTCAGCACCAACGAATGGGAGGCAGAGCCTGAAGAGGTCCCGCCCCCAGAAGCAGAGCAACCCAGCATTCAGGTCGTACGGAAAG CTGTGGTTGCGggtccttcttcttcttcctctgtcccTGACGACATCACTGCTGATGTCACCCTCCCCTCCGACCAGTCGTCCAAGCCGAGAGGCGAGGCCACTACGCAGG GGAACACTTTCTACTTGGTAATGCCTACAGAGCAGGGAGAGACCACCACTGATGACCTCAATGACCCTCCTACCCCCACCGCCAGCCACTTCCCGCAGCCTCTGGAGGAAGTGATATCACCACAGACGCAGCCAGAGGAGGAAACGCCCGCCTGTGGTCCAGAGTCCAGTCAATCAGAGGCTATGCAACCggaacaggaagaggaaatgGGCCAATCACAGGCTGGGCACCAGAGCCACGTGATCAAAAATGTAGATGAGATTTTCCTCACGATTGAAGGGTTAACGAGCAAGTTGCGGCAGCTGAAG GAAATAGAAAAGTCCCATCACAAGCTTTTGAAAACCCTCAGAGAGCCTTTTGTCAATCAGGAGTCAGAGGACCAACGGTGTCACTCGGCAACCGTCTCTAGAACACCGTCTTTGGATCGTGGCTCAGGAGACG GCAAAGAGGGAAGTCCAGCAGAACCCAAGATTCAGTCGACTGGATTCTGA